One stretch of Chryseobacterium indologenes DNA includes these proteins:
- the pruA gene encoding L-glutamate gamma-semialdehyde dehydrogenase, with product MSKAISQVPLAVNEPVNSYVPGSPEVKSLIDTYKKMWAEKVEIPMIINGKEVKTDTKVQLQSPQDHAHDFGFYYQGGMQHVDDAINAALAAKKEWNELGWEQRAAIFLKAADLLAGPYRDVINAATMIGQSKNVHQAEIDSACEFIDFLRFNVEFMTEMYSEQPVSDNGIWNRVEYRPLEGFCFAVTPFNFTAISGNLPTCMAMLGNVVVWKPSDKQVYSAKVIMDVLIEAGLPAGVINMIFTDGKETAEKVLAHKDFAGLHFTGSTKVFQGMWKMIGDNIHNYRTYPRIVGETGGKDFVIAHPSANVEAVATALVRGAFEYQGQKCSAASRAYIPKSLWGDVKKVMEAQMATIKIGSPEDPSNFVNAVIDKNSFEKCKGYITRANESSEATVAIGGTCDDSKGWFVHPTVIETTNPQYESMVEEIFGPILSVFVYEDQDWKETLKVVDSSSPYSLTGSVFSQDRYAIAEAYKALENASGNFYINDKPTGAVVGQQPFGGGRASGTNDKAGSKMNLLRWTSVRSVKETFVSPKDYKYPYLG from the coding sequence ATGTCAAAAGCAATTTCGCAAGTACCATTAGCGGTAAATGAGCCGGTAAATTCTTATGTACCGGGATCTCCTGAAGTTAAAAGCCTTATCGACACCTATAAAAAAATGTGGGCTGAAAAGGTAGAAATTCCAATGATCATCAATGGAAAAGAAGTAAAAACCGATACAAAAGTACAGCTTCAGTCTCCTCAGGATCATGCTCATGACTTCGGATTCTACTATCAAGGTGGTATGCAGCATGTGGATGACGCTATCAACGCGGCATTGGCAGCTAAAAAAGAATGGAACGAACTAGGTTGGGAACAACGTGCGGCTATTTTCTTAAAGGCAGCTGACCTATTGGCAGGTCCTTACAGAGATGTAATTAATGCAGCTACAATGATCGGACAGTCTAAAAATGTTCACCAGGCTGAGATTGATTCTGCTTGTGAGTTCATCGACTTCTTAAGATTCAACGTAGAGTTCATGACTGAAATGTATTCTGAGCAGCCAGTTTCTGATAATGGAATCTGGAACCGTGTAGAATACAGACCGTTAGAAGGATTCTGTTTTGCAGTAACTCCATTCAACTTTACTGCGATTTCCGGAAACCTTCCTACTTGTATGGCCATGTTAGGAAACGTTGTAGTATGGAAACCTTCTGATAAGCAGGTTTATTCTGCCAAAGTAATTATGGATGTATTAATTGAAGCGGGTCTTCCTGCCGGGGTTATTAACATGATCTTTACAGATGGTAAAGAAACTGCTGAGAAAGTATTGGCTCATAAAGATTTCGCAGGTCTTCACTTCACAGGGTCTACAAAAGTATTCCAAGGAATGTGGAAAATGATCGGTGACAATATCCACAATTACAGAACATACCCAAGAATCGTTGGAGAAACTGGTGGTAAAGACTTTGTTATTGCCCACCCTTCTGCAAACGTAGAAGCAGTAGCTACTGCTTTAGTAAGAGGTGCTTTCGAATACCAGGGGCAAAAATGTTCTGCAGCCTCAAGAGCTTATATACCTAAGTCTCTTTGGGGCGATGTGAAAAAAGTAATGGAAGCTCAAATGGCTACTATTAAAATTGGTTCTCCTGAAGATCCATCTAACTTCGTAAACGCTGTAATCGATAAAAATTCTTTTGAAAAATGTAAAGGATATATCACCAGAGCTAACGAATCTTCTGAAGCTACTGTAGCTATTGGTGGAACATGCGATGATTCTAAAGGATGGTTCGTACACCCAACAGTGATTGAAACAACAAACCCTCAATACGAAAGTATGGTAGAAGAGATCTTCGGACCAATCCTTTCTGTATTTGTTTATGAAGATCAAGACTGGAAAGAAACTCTTAAAGTAGTTGATTCTTCTTCTCCTTATTCATTAACCGGTTCTGTATTCTCTCAAGACCGTTATGCAATTGCTGAAGCTTACAAGGCTTTAGAAAATGCATCAGGTAACTTCTACATCAACGACAAACCAACGGGTGCCGTAGTAGGACAACAGCCTTTCGGTGGTGGTAGAGCATCAGGAACTAACGATAAAGCTGGTTCTAAAATGAACCTTCTTAGATGGACATCTGTAAGAAGTGTGAAAGAAACTTTTGTTTCTCCAAAAGACTACAAATATCCATATCTAGGATAA
- a CDS encoding cytochrome C551 produces the protein MLTAIGIGLFAVSCGTKESSMSTSKTDSANTRAASPITTDTMTTKMTNPDSIKMKKDSMATPPAK, from the coding sequence TTGCTAACAGCCATCGGCATAGGATTATTTGCAGTGAGCTGTGGAACCAAGGAGTCATCAATGTCTACAAGTAAGACTGATTCAGCTAATACACGGGCTGCATCCCCCATCACCACAGACACGATGACTACAAAAATGACGAATCCAGACAGCATCAAGATGAAAAAGGATTCAATGGCAACACCTCCTGCCAAATAG
- a CDS encoding helix-turn-helix domain-containing protein, with the protein MSNNLLKLLFLLATAISISAQKKNDFDQACERTSSITAYKDLPKAIKTADSLYLAAQQPLEKVKSLMLSSELYHHGGDLKKAICYSENAHSLIEQTDDTEWMARVCRLLAKQYRQVGLYERAKKYIIKGLGASRKISDFQNSNEAEGLLNQEMAFYEMEAANYANAIQYIEFSLKNFEKINSQNENRTQAASYQLLGDIYFKLNDYAVSEEYYRKAEDLLKAGSCTLGLVYNGLGGIRVKQKNWKDAELYLKKAEKIADTSRSLKLKKAVYSNINDYYEGIGDNFKASLYAVKYVRAYDSIAARNQEFTVKTKDTAKVNKGNGQMNVAKNVAIIILFVSLVGLIIFFRTRQKRQFTKLRNIIRTQMSMGNSYKGSLLRQPVQSEFSNISVEEIDEKDCEADRKRNDSLMTSETETKLLELLDEFEKGNLYNNKGMSLSFLAGELNTNTKYLSYVINQHKTADFKTYINRLRINYIVDKLINDEKYRQYKISILADECGFSSHSKFAAVFKAVTDFSPSAYIKHLDAESQLDKDVHFREND; encoded by the coding sequence ATGTCTAATAATCTATTGAAACTTTTGTTCTTGCTGGCTACAGCAATCTCTATATCTGCCCAGAAAAAAAACGACTTCGATCAGGCGTGTGAAAGGACTTCCTCTATCACAGCCTATAAAGATTTACCCAAAGCAATCAAAACAGCTGATTCTCTTTATTTGGCTGCTCAACAACCATTAGAAAAAGTGAAAAGCCTCATGCTGTCCTCAGAGCTTTACCATCATGGCGGAGATCTTAAGAAAGCAATATGCTACAGTGAAAACGCCCATTCATTAATTGAACAAACCGATGATACAGAATGGATGGCCCGCGTATGCAGGTTATTAGCGAAACAATATAGACAGGTAGGGTTATACGAAAGAGCTAAAAAATATATTATTAAAGGCTTGGGGGCTTCCAGGAAAATTTCCGATTTTCAAAATAGTAATGAAGCTGAAGGACTGCTGAATCAGGAGATGGCATTCTATGAAATGGAAGCTGCAAACTATGCCAATGCAATACAATACATTGAATTTTCCCTGAAAAATTTTGAAAAAATAAACAGCCAGAATGAAAACAGAACTCAGGCTGCTTCTTATCAATTATTAGGAGATATTTATTTTAAGCTTAATGACTATGCTGTTTCTGAAGAGTATTACAGGAAAGCTGAAGATTTACTTAAAGCAGGAAGCTGTACTCTGGGATTAGTCTATAACGGGCTTGGGGGAATTCGTGTAAAGCAAAAGAATTGGAAAGATGCAGAATTATATCTTAAAAAGGCTGAAAAAATTGCTGATACATCCCGAAGTCTAAAGCTCAAAAAAGCTGTTTATTCCAATATTAATGATTATTATGAAGGAATAGGTGATAATTTCAAAGCATCTCTATATGCTGTTAAATATGTGAGAGCTTATGACAGCATTGCGGCCCGTAATCAGGAATTTACTGTAAAAACTAAAGACACAGCCAAAGTTAACAAGGGAAATGGACAGATGAATGTAGCTAAAAATGTAGCTATCATTATATTGTTTGTTTCTTTGGTAGGCTTAATTATCTTTTTTAGAACAAGGCAGAAAAGACAGTTTACAAAGCTGAGAAATATTATTAGGACTCAAATGAGCATGGGTAACAGCTATAAAGGATCTTTGCTTAGACAACCTGTACAGTCTGAATTTTCTAATATATCTGTAGAAGAAATAGACGAAAAGGATTGTGAAGCAGACCGAAAGAGAAATGATTCTTTGATGACTTCCGAAACCGAAACTAAACTGCTTGAACTTCTTGATGAGTTTGAGAAAGGTAACCTTTATAACAATAAAGGAATGTCTCTTTCATTTTTAGCAGGAGAACTGAATACCAATACCAAATATCTTTCTTATGTAATTAATCAGCATAAGACTGCAGATTTTAAGACTTATATCAACAGGTTAAGAATCAACTATATTGTAGATAAACTGATCAATGATGAAAAGTACAGACAATATAAAATCAGTATTCTTGCTGACGAATGTGGTTTTTCTTCACACAGCAAGTTTGCTGCCGTATTCAAAGCTGTTACAGATTTCTCACCTTCAGCTTATATTAAACATCTTGATGCTGAAAGCCAGTTAGATAAAGATGTTCATTTTCGTGAAAACGATTAA
- a CDS encoding thioredoxin family protein, which yields MKKILILSTLFIGAWAWAQGIKFEDGNFASILAKAKKENKLVFVDAYASWCGPCKLMVKNIFPLKNVGDYYNSHFINAKIDMEKGEGIELAKKYNVKAFPTYLFIDGNGEAVHRTLGYVEEKDFIQFAMDAGDPSKRLTALKQQFEKGDKDPAFLKNLAELTIYNDSEFAEKVLSRYFQEKPMMDEEDAQLLISGVKDTESTLYKTFQDKKAEIIKLFPDERYERFNQNFQLNTITKKAYNPDTKTWNDQYFVTEAQKLVSKENAEKLLKKLKANKALKNKDIALYEKLTLEVYQDYSKAASSELNSAAWNFFENISNKVSLEKAVAWAHESVKKGESYANTDTLANLYNKIGDKKNAKIWAEKSIELAKAEGQDSSDTEKLLKSL from the coding sequence ATGAAAAAAATACTGATCCTTTCTACTCTATTTATAGGGGCATGGGCATGGGCACAGGGCATCAAATTTGAAGATGGCAACTTTGCTTCTATCCTTGCTAAAGCTAAAAAAGAAAACAAGCTGGTCTTTGTAGACGCTTATGCATCATGGTGTGGACCCTGCAAATTGATGGTAAAAAATATTTTCCCTTTGAAAAATGTAGGAGATTATTATAACTCTCATTTTATCAATGCAAAAATTGATATGGAAAAAGGGGAAGGAATAGAATTGGCAAAAAAATACAACGTAAAAGCATTTCCTACTTATTTATTTATTGATGGAAATGGTGAAGCTGTACACAGGACATTAGGATATGTAGAAGAGAAAGACTTCATTCAATTTGCGATGGATGCAGGAGATCCAAGCAAAAGATTAACTGCCTTAAAGCAGCAATTTGAAAAAGGAGATAAAGATCCTGCATTTTTAAAAAATCTTGCAGAGCTTACCATTTATAATGATTCAGAATTTGCAGAAAAAGTACTAAGCCGTTATTTTCAAGAGAAACCAATGATGGATGAGGAGGATGCTCAATTACTTATTTCCGGTGTAAAGGATACAGAAAGTACTTTATACAAAACCTTTCAGGATAAAAAAGCAGAGATTATAAAGCTTTTCCCTGATGAGAGGTATGAAAGATTTAATCAGAATTTTCAATTGAATACAATTACTAAAAAGGCCTATAATCCAGATACAAAAACCTGGAATGATCAGTACTTCGTTACAGAAGCTCAGAAATTGGTAAGCAAAGAAAATGCAGAGAAATTATTAAAGAAACTAAAAGCCAACAAGGCTTTAAAAAACAAGGATATTGCTCTTTATGAGAAATTGACTTTAGAAGTATATCAAGACTATTCTAAGGCAGCTTCTAGCGAGCTAAACTCAGCAGCATGGAACTTTTTCGAGAACATAAGCAATAAAGTATCTTTGGAAAAGGCCGTAGCATGGGCCCACGAATCTGTAAAAAAAGGGGAAAGCTATGCTAATACTGATACGCTCGCTAATCTGTACAATAAGATTGGTGATAAAAAAAATGCAAAAATATGGGCTGAAAAATCCATAGAACTGGCAAAAGCTGAAGGACAAGATTCCTCTGATACAGAGAAGCTGTTAAAAAGTCTTTAA
- a CDS encoding 3-oxoacyl-ACP synthase III family protein gives MIKSTIKGVGFYVPDNVVTNDDLAKLMTTNDEWITERTGIKERRHRKNRNDSQETAAYLGFKASEKAIEKAGLTAKDIDYIVFATLSPDYYFPGCGVLLQEMLGCDTIGALDVRNQCSGFVYSMSVANAFIKSGTYKNILIVGAEIHSFGLDFSDQGRGVSVIFGDGAGAIVLSATEDENAGDVLAVNMHSEGKYADELCTQFPGSKFGWSDRMRKEPENVTDKEVYPIMNGNFVFKHAVTRFPETMIEALNKAGKTVEDLDMFIPHQANLRIAQFVQQKFGLPDEKIFNNIQKYGNTTAASIPIALSEAIEQGKIKRGDLVLLSAFGSGFTWGSVLFEY, from the coding sequence ATGATTAAAAGTACAATAAAAGGTGTGGGATTTTATGTTCCAGATAACGTTGTTACAAATGATGATTTAGCCAAACTAATGACTACCAATGATGAATGGATTACAGAGAGAACAGGCATCAAGGAACGAAGACACAGAAAAAACAGAAATGATTCTCAGGAAACCGCAGCTTACTTAGGTTTCAAAGCATCAGAAAAAGCTATTGAAAAGGCGGGTTTAACAGCTAAAGATATCGACTATATTGTTTTTGCAACTCTTTCACCGGATTATTATTTTCCAGGATGTGGAGTTTTACTTCAGGAAATGCTGGGGTGTGATACCATCGGAGCTTTAGATGTAAGAAATCAGTGTTCTGGATTTGTATATTCTATGAGTGTTGCCAACGCTTTTATCAAATCAGGTACCTATAAAAATATTCTTATTGTAGGAGCGGAAATTCATTCTTTTGGATTAGATTTTTCTGATCAAGGAAGAGGGGTTTCTGTTATTTTTGGAGATGGAGCAGGGGCAATTGTTCTTTCGGCAACAGAAGATGAAAATGCAGGTGATGTTTTAGCGGTGAATATGCATTCTGAAGGAAAATATGCAGATGAATTATGTACACAGTTTCCTGGTTCTAAGTTTGGATGGAGCGATAGAATGAGAAAAGAACCGGAAAATGTAACTGATAAGGAAGTATATCCTATCATGAACGGAAATTTTGTATTTAAACATGCGGTAACAAGATTCCCTGAAACTATGATAGAAGCCTTGAATAAAGCAGGAAAAACAGTTGAAGATCTTGATATGTTTATCCCTCACCAGGCTAACCTTAGAATTGCTCAGTTTGTACAGCAAAAATTTGGATTGCCGGATGAAAAAATCTTCAACAATATTCAAAAATACGGAAATACAACGGCAGCTTCTATTCCAATTGCATTAAGTGAAGCCATTGAACAAGGGAAAATCAAAAGAGGAGATTTAGTACTTCTTTCGGCTTTCGGAAGCGGATTTACCTGGGGAAGTGTCCTTTTTGAATATTAA
- a CDS encoding magnesium transporter CorA family protein has translation MPIDTIYRSTHCEWVDVEAPTAEDLKFLHERYEINNLLLEDTIDPNHLPKYEEDGNVKFFLLRESTELERKNLNTISDISTKIAIFILDKTIITIHRMKTRSISETKKKLTLAQVEVTPQKVALMIAILIMKSFDDESISLLETMDNIENEIFLKNTNHTSQIRRLYKLKRKSGLNSRVLVISTDAIDKFKLLNLQDSEIVDLKDKHKDVVADFDHLNIQITNLISMFLALSDQKANQVMKVLAIYSVYFLPITFIAGVYGMNFDNMPELHHKYGYYFTLGGMALVVISTFIYVRRRQW, from the coding sequence ATGCCAATTGATACGATATACAGAAGTACCCACTGCGAATGGGTAGATGTAGAGGCTCCTACTGCAGAAGACCTGAAATTCCTTCATGAACGATATGAAATTAACAACCTTCTCCTTGAAGACACCATAGACCCCAACCACCTTCCCAAATATGAAGAAGATGGAAATGTAAAGTTTTTCCTTCTTCGTGAAAGTACAGAGCTGGAAAGAAAAAACCTGAATACCATCAGCGATATCAGTACAAAGATTGCGATTTTTATTCTGGATAAGACCATTATCACCATCCACAGGATGAAAACCAGAAGTATTTCTGAAACGAAAAAAAAGCTCACCCTTGCACAGGTGGAAGTAACTCCTCAGAAAGTAGCTTTAATGATCGCAATATTAATTATGAAAAGCTTCGATGATGAATCTATAAGCTTACTGGAAACTATGGACAATATTGAGAATGAAATTTTTCTTAAAAATACCAACCACACCAGCCAAATCCGAAGATTATACAAGCTGAAAAGAAAATCCGGACTGAATTCACGGGTTTTAGTGATTTCAACAGATGCTATTGATAAATTTAAGTTGCTGAATCTCCAGGATTCTGAAATTGTAGATTTAAAGGATAAACATAAGGATGTAGTTGCCGATTTTGACCATCTGAATATTCAGATTACCAACCTTATTTCTATGTTTTTGGCCCTTTCGGATCAGAAAGCCAACCAAGTGATGAAAGTCTTGGCTATTTATTCAGTCTATTTCTTACCGATTACATTTATTGCAGGGGTTTACGGGATGAATTTTGATAATATGCCTGAGCTTCATCATAAATATGGCTATTATTTTACATTAGGAGGCATGGCATTAGTTGTCATCAGTACATTTATCTATGTGAGACGAAGACAGTGGTAG
- a CDS encoding patatin-like phospholipase family protein has protein sequence MNTENLNAILEDNTLSQASKDKLVALHENISAKEFSDLLDAEGNQYIEFVQEGGGVWGSALVGYLYGLEIFGIRFLKVAGTSAGAINTMLIAACKTKEEPKSELIKDILFSWNFADFMDGKTYVKTTLHAMLNNKNFFKINAVIAVVLFIILVSIPFAAPSGSILSAKLMFLIPLIPAIILFFCIKKLYNNFRKENSGLNPGNVFLNTMKTALDSFGIKTVANLNEKFIQKERDLNLNYRYGNGQEYYNITVAGIEKIKAKNLEHIDQTRYKIFYDSAVNNDYYKNNPFYLLRSEYVVITTDINAKIKVELPTMANLYWSEEELKHISPAEFVRASMSVPFFFEPFQKRIDKDEDSVKYAWKFWMNTQKEDINPVGVFIDGGSISNFPIDLFHADEVFYPRMPLFGVQLTSDSDLLSEKGKTSEEILKTPFSYAGNIISTLKGFNDKMFLTKHSFYRLYSIQTVNCGTSSWLNFFMKKEEKEDLFNRGFQAALDFLNQFDWEKYKYERMMLTMKEKKILKEEDTPTVG, from the coding sequence ATGAACACTGAAAACCTTAATGCAATTCTGGAAGATAATACCCTTTCACAAGCTTCTAAAGATAAGTTAGTTGCTTTGCATGAGAATATTTCTGCTAAAGAATTTTCTGATCTTTTAGACGCAGAAGGCAATCAGTATATAGAATTTGTACAGGAAGGTGGCGGTGTCTGGGGAAGTGCCCTGGTAGGGTATCTTTATGGATTGGAAATCTTCGGAATCCGCTTCCTGAAAGTAGCTGGAACCAGTGCCGGAGCTATCAATACTATGCTTATTGCAGCCTGCAAAACAAAAGAGGAACCCAAAAGTGAGCTTATCAAAGATATTTTATTCAGCTGGAATTTTGCTGATTTTATGGATGGGAAAACGTATGTAAAAACAACCCTTCATGCAATGCTGAACAATAAGAATTTCTTTAAAATCAATGCTGTCATTGCCGTTGTTTTGTTCATTATTCTTGTGAGTATTCCCTTTGCAGCTCCTTCAGGAAGTATTTTGAGTGCTAAACTGATGTTTTTAATACCTTTGATTCCGGCTATTATCCTTTTTTTCTGCATCAAAAAATTATACAACAACTTCAGAAAAGAAAACAGCGGGCTTAATCCTGGAAATGTTTTTCTGAATACGATGAAAACGGCATTGGATAGTTTTGGAATTAAAACGGTAGCGAATCTCAATGAGAAATTTATACAAAAGGAACGGGATCTCAACCTCAACTACCGTTATGGAAACGGACAGGAATATTATAACATCACTGTAGCAGGTATTGAAAAAATCAAAGCTAAAAATCTGGAACATATCGATCAGACCCGGTATAAAATTTTCTATGACAGTGCTGTAAATAATGATTATTATAAAAACAACCCTTTTTACCTTCTCCGGTCTGAATATGTTGTAATTACTACGGATATCAATGCCAAAATAAAGGTAGAACTGCCTACTATGGCTAATTTATATTGGTCTGAAGAAGAACTGAAACACATTAGCCCTGCCGAGTTTGTGAGAGCCTCCATGTCTGTTCCTTTTTTCTTTGAACCTTTTCAGAAGAGAATCGATAAGGATGAAGATTCTGTAAAGTATGCATGGAAGTTCTGGATGAATACCCAAAAAGAAGATATTAATCCAGTGGGAGTTTTCATTGATGGGGGCAGTATTTCCAATTTTCCTATTGATCTGTTTCATGCAGATGAGGTCTTTTATCCGAGAATGCCTCTTTTTGGAGTACAGCTCACCAGTGACTCTGACCTCCTTTCTGAGAAAGGAAAAACAAGCGAAGAAATTCTCAAAACGCCTTTCAGCTATGCCGGAAATATCATCAGCACTTTAAAAGGCTTTAATGACAAAATGTTTCTTACCAAACATAGTTTCTACCGTCTTTACAGTATCCAAACTGTTAACTGCGGAACCAGCAGCTGGCTCAACTTCTTTATGAAAAAGGAAGAAAAAGAAGATCTTTTCAACAGAGGCTTTCAAGCCGCTCTTGACTTTCTCAATCAGTTTGATTGGGAAAAATACAAGTATGAACGCATGATGCTTACCATGAAGGAGAAAAAAATACTGAAGGAAGAAGATACGCCTACGGTAGGATAA
- a CDS encoding DUF2199 domain-containing protein — protein sequence MKYICECCGEEKEDWPALAYNSPYFYSCLPEEELKNTELTSDLCIVKTPEDTHRFIRTVLVQEVTDDCRDLDYGIWVSLSEKNFNEYVENYDNKEFKAEYFGWLSTYLPDYDFQESVPTTVVVDNSIGRPFVFPYQSYEHPFVDDFYNGITKDEAEKRINRVLNSKI from the coding sequence ATGAAATATATCTGTGAATGCTGTGGTGAAGAAAAAGAAGACTGGCCTGCTCTAGCCTATAATTCGCCTTATTTTTATTCATGTTTACCTGAGGAGGAACTAAAAAATACTGAACTTACTTCGGATCTTTGTATAGTTAAAACTCCTGAAGATACCCATAGATTTATCCGGACTGTTTTGGTACAAGAGGTTACTGATGACTGCAGAGACCTTGATTATGGAATCTGGGTTTCTTTAAGTGAAAAGAATTTTAATGAATATGTAGAAAACTACGACAATAAAGAATTTAAAGCTGAATATTTCGGATGGCTTTCCACTTACCTACCCGATTATGATTTTCAGGAAAGTGTTCCTACCACTGTAGTTGTTGACAATTCTATTGGACGTCCATTTGTTTTTCCATATCAAAGCTATGAGCACCCTTTTGTAGATGACTTTTATAATGGAATTACGAAGGATGAGGCCGAAAAGAGAATCAATAGGGTTTTAAATAGTAAAATATGA
- a CDS encoding NAD(P)H-dependent oxidoreductase, giving the protein MKTLIIVTHPEIEKSVINKRWIEELEKHPEKYTVHQLYKAYPDGKINVAKEQELMESHDNIVFQFPFYWFSSPPLLKQWLDEVILYGWAYGSNSGYKLAGKKMTLAVTAGIDEDVYSASGKYKYTMKELLRPYELTFDYIKAQYEEPFVYYGIERDPSEEWIGKSVPMYLEFLDNL; this is encoded by the coding sequence ATGAAGACGTTAATTATTGTTACACACCCTGAAATTGAAAAATCGGTCATTAATAAAAGATGGATTGAAGAATTGGAAAAGCATCCCGAAAAATATACCGTTCATCAATTATACAAAGCATATCCTGACGGAAAAATTAATGTAGCAAAAGAACAGGAACTGATGGAATCTCATGATAATATTGTATTCCAGTTTCCTTTTTACTGGTTCAGCAGCCCGCCGCTTTTGAAACAATGGCTGGATGAGGTGATCTTGTATGGTTGGGCCTATGGAAGCAACAGCGGATATAAGTTGGCTGGAAAAAAAATGACTTTGGCCGTTACTGCCGGGATTGATGAAGACGTATATTCTGCTTCAGGAAAATATAAATATACAATGAAGGAGCTTCTCAGACCCTATGAACTGACCTTTGATTATATTAAAGCACAATATGAAGAACCTTTTGTTTATTATGGTATAGAGCGTGATCCTTCAGAGGAATGGATTGGAAAAAGTGTTCCGATGTACCTTGAATTTTTAGATAATTTATAA
- a CDS encoding winged helix-turn-helix transcriptional regulator, protein MTRIKETSTNFANKKALADECPEIYASNIIGWQWALAICCYLINGKMRFGELRKRLQNITERMLTLQLRRLEEDKIITRTVYAEVPPRVEYELTEIGYKLKPIILEFEKWGNEHKMLVKNSLENELKD, encoded by the coding sequence ATGACGAGAATAAAGGAAACCTCAACCAATTTTGCCAATAAAAAAGCCCTTGCAGACGAATGTCCGGAGATTTATGCTTCCAATATTATCGGCTGGCAATGGGCATTGGCGATCTGCTGCTATCTCATCAATGGGAAAATGAGATTTGGAGAGCTTAGAAAGCGACTTCAGAACATTACAGAGCGTATGCTTACCCTTCAGCTTCGCAGGCTTGAGGAAGACAAAATTATTACCCGAACTGTATATGCTGAAGTCCCACCACGGGTAGAATATGAGCTTACAGAAATCGGCTATAAACTGAAACCAATTATCCTGGAGTTTGAAAAATGGGGAAATGAGCATAAAATGCTTGTCAAAAACAGCTTAGAAAATGAACTAAAAGATTAG
- a CDS encoding M12 family metallo-peptidase — protein MMRKFISLCFAFAVISSCSSDNNEFSNGSSDYNHVRSVGASSNDLLSNVRYNSLLVEIQYMPGYAPDSQAVEYVKSFLSTVLRKDNGISIIQREIPGTSSSSLSADEIRQIENTNRTAFTNGSTMAISIIYTNGQYTGSANTLGIAYRNTSIALFGKTIRDNSGGIGQTSRTKLETTVLEHELGHLLGLVDLGSPMQTGHKDTSNGNHCNNQNCLMYYASETTDILGFITTGNIPQLDNNCKADLKANGGK, from the coding sequence ATGATGAGAAAATTCATTTCACTTTGTTTTGCTTTTGCAGTTATTTCATCATGCAGCAGCGATAACAATGAATTCAGCAACGGATCTTCAGATTATAATCATGTCCGTTCTGTAGGAGCTTCTTCTAATGACCTGTTGAGCAATGTCCGTTATAATTCTTTGCTGGTGGAAATTCAATATATGCCCGGATATGCGCCTGATTCGCAGGCCGTAGAGTATGTAAAAAGCTTTTTATCTACTGTTCTGCGGAAAGATAATGGTATCAGTATCATTCAGCGTGAAATTCCCGGAACCTCTTCTTCCAGTTTATCAGCCGATGAAATAAGACAGATTGAAAACACAAACCGTACAGCGTTTACTAACGGGTCTACTATGGCAATAAGTATAATATATACCAACGGTCAATATACCGGCAGCGCCAATACCTTGGGAATTGCCTATCGCAATACATCAATTGCATTATTCGGAAAGACGATCCGGGATAATTCAGGGGGAATAGGACAAACAAGCAGAACGAAGCTTGAAACAACTGTACTTGAACATGAGCTTGGACATTTATTAGGGTTGGTAGATCTGGGATCGCCTATGCAGACCGGCCATAAAGATACATCTAACGGAAACCATTGTAATAACCAGAATTGCCTTATGTATTATGCTTCTGAAACTACAGATATTCTAGGATTTATTACAACCGGAAACATTCCTCAGCTGGACAATAACTGTAAGGCTGATCTTAAAGCTAATGGCGGAAAATAA